From Apium graveolens cultivar Ventura chromosome 9, ASM990537v1, whole genome shotgun sequence, the proteins below share one genomic window:
- the LOC141684919 gene encoding uncharacterized protein LOC141684919 has translation MDNELMMVQPFEDEPTYFSYYDFEGLNPDHNQALVVTLDVADNEVKRILVDNGSSANIVFEHTLNRMELDHLRMDPCLEDPFYGFGNTMIPIRRVIYLPITFGTAPQHVSHVMKFYVISAASSYNIILGRPTITKLRAIPSTIHL, from the coding sequence ATGGATAATGAGTTAATGATGGTCCAGCCTTTTGAAGATGAGCCAACATACTTCTCCTATTATGATTTTGAAGGACTCAATCCGGACCACAACCAGGCCTTGGTGGTGACTCTCGATGTAGCAGATAACGAGGTAAAAAGAATTTTGGTTGATAACGGTTCTTCTGCTAACATAGTATTCGAGCATACACTCAACAGGATGGAGCTCGACCACTTGCGTATGGACCCCTGCCTTGAGGACCCCTTTTATGGATTCGGAAACACAATGATTCCAATCCGGAGAGTTATTTATCTTCCCATAACTTTCGGAACCGCACCCCAACATGTTTCGCATGTCATGAAGTTCTACGTGATAAGTGCGGCATCATCATACAACATTATCCTCGGCAGGCCCACAATTACCAAGCTCCGGGCCATCCCATCAACAATTCACTTGTAA
- the LOC141687538 gene encoding LOW QUALITY PROTEIN: ABSCISIC ACID-INSENSITIVE 5-like protein 7 (The sequence of the model RefSeq protein was modified relative to this genomic sequence to represent the inferred CDS: inserted 1 base in 1 codon) translates to MGSYFNFKNYGGATSQQEGSGSKPAENLSLARQSSVYSLTFEELQNTFDGAGKDFGSMNMDELLKNIWTAEGTQPMISSGDIRQGIPLPGGNLKQQGSLTLPRTLSQKTVDEVWKDLLKETDNVKDGNGGMNLSEREATLSEITLEEFFXRAGVVGETAHITGRPNNGGSQVNSNAALPFGFAQPEISYESCRNNVRENSNAVRNPYSNLVLSSRGITSQQQSQQQQQQHRLLQQHQQKQQPLLPKQVTLAFASPTNAGNNANLTSPGARNLLVRRGDPFMNNSATQSCVRQNREISIASLAPRVAVPVGSPKSQLASNMNPDRNLDSSILSHSPFAYNDGTQGRKTGTFEKVVERRRKRMIKNRESAARSRARKQAYTLELEAEVAKLKEVNEEMQNKQEKFMEMQKNQILEKMNMPWGSKRLCLRRTLTGPW, encoded by the exons ATGGGGTCTTACTTCAATTTTAAGAACTATGGTGGTGCCACATCTCAGCAAGAAGGGAGTGGTTCGAAGCCAGCTGAGAATCTCTCCCTGGCGAGACAGTCATCTGTATATTCGCTGACTTTTGAAGAGTTGCAGAACACTTTTGATGGAGCTGGAAAGGATTTTGGTTCCATGAATATGGATGAACTTCTAAAGAATATCTGGACGGCTGAAGGCACTCAGCCTATGATATCTTCTGGTGACATAAGACAAGGGATTCCTCTTCCTGGTGGAAATTTGAAGCAGCAGGGTTCTTTAACGTTACCTCGTACACTTAGCCAGAAAACTGTTGATGAAGTTTGGAAAGATTTGCTTAAAGAAACTGATAACGTGAAAGATGGAAATGGAGGTATGAATTTGTCGGAGAGGGAAGCAACTCTGAGTGAGATTACATTGGAGGAGTTTT TTAGGGCAGGGGTAGTAGGAGAAACCGCTCATATCACTGGAAGGCCTAATAATGGTGGATCACAAGTTAACAGCAATGCTGCTTTGCCTTTTGGATTCGCGCAACCAGAGATAAGCTATGAATCGTGCAGAAATAATGTCAGGGAAAACAGCAATGCAGTTCGTAATCCTTATTCCAATTTAGTTTTAAGCTCTCGTGGCATTACCTCACAACAGCAATcacagcagcagcaacagcaacacCGGCTGCTGCAGCAACACCAGCAGAAGCAACAGCCCCTTCTACCCAAGCAAGTCACTTTGGCTTTTGCCTCTCCAACGAATGCAGGAAACAATGCTAACTTAACAAGCCCCGGAGCAAGGAACCTGCTTGTGAGAAGGGGAGATCCTTTTATGAATAATTCTGCAACACAGAGTTGTGTCAGACAGAATAGAGAAATTAGCATCGCTAGTTTAGCACCTCGAGTTGCAGTTCCAGTGGGATCTCCTAAAAGCCAGTTGGCATCAAACATGAACCCTGACAGGAATCTGGATTCATCAATACTATCGCATTCTCCTTTTGCATACAATGATGGTACACAAGGAAGGAAAACTGGGACTTTTGAGAAAGTGGTGGAGAGAAGGCGCAAGAGAATGATTAAGAACAGAGAATCGGCTGCTAGGTCAAGAGCTCGGAAACAG GCTTATACTCTGGAATTGGAAGCAGAAGTTGCAAAGCTTAAAGAAGTTAATGAGGAGATGCAGAATAAACAG GAAAAATTCATGGAAATGCAGAAAAATCAG ATATTGGAGAAGATGAATATGCCATGGGGAAGTAAAAGATTATGCCTGAGAAGGACCCTGACAGGACCTTGGTAA